From the genome of Helicobacter pylori:
TTAAAGGAATTTGACATCGTTAAATTTTCTTTAGACGCTATTGATTTGAAAGCCTTTGAAAGAGTGGATAAGCCCTACTCTAAAGACATTAACAGGATTTTAGAGGGGATTTCGTGCTTTTCTCAAATCTATCAGGGGCAACTGGTGGCTGAAGTGTTGTTAATTAAGGGCGTGAATGATAGCGCGAATAACTTAAAACTCATCGCTGAATTTTTAAAACAAATCAATATAGCCAGAGTGGATTTAAGCACCATAGACAGGCCCTCAAGCTTTAAAGCCCCTAAATTAAGCGAAGATGAATTGTTAAGATGTTCTTTGTTTTTTGAAGGGCTTTGCGTGAGTTTGCCTAAACGATCCATTACTCAAGCTAAAAAATTGATTTCTTGCGATGCGGACGAATTGCTCGCTTTAATTTCCAGGCGCCCTTTAAGCACAGAAGAAGCCCCCCTAATCTTAGATTCTAACGCTTTTAAGCATTTAGAAACTTTGTTAAACC
Proteins encoded in this window:
- a CDS encoding radical SAM protein, which translates into the protein MAKENPPVIFGPVLSRRFGKSLGVDLSPSKKQCNYNCIYCELGKAKPIERMEEVIEVKTLISAIQNALNNLATPIDVLTITANGEPTLYPHLLELIQSIKPFLKGVKTLILSNGSLFYEPKVQQALKEFDIVKFSLDAIDLKAFERVDKPYSKDINRILEGISCFSQIYQGQLVAEVLLIKGVNDSANNLKLIAEFLKQINIARVDLSTIDRPSSFKAPKLSEDELLRCSLFFEGLCVSLPKRSITQAKKLISCDADELLALISRRPLSTEEAPLILDSNAFKHLETLLNHKQITIKKVGSLEFYCAF